Proteins encoded by one window of Companilactobacillus ginsenosidimutans:
- a CDS encoding DUF2975 domain-containing protein yields the protein MSNWPILTDLLGAGMYLAAIVFYLVLYQGYRLLKMIDHKSAFSNVAVQALRWIKIEAYTICGLMILELPIFYIFADRDDSPGMLLVGIVFAGAPLVIAIFASVLQKLLHQAIEIKAENDLTI from the coding sequence ATGTCCAATTGGCCAATACTGACCGATTTATTAGGCGCAGGGATGTATCTTGCTGCAATCGTGTTCTACTTAGTCTTGTATCAAGGATATCGACTTTTGAAAATGATTGACCACAAATCCGCTTTTTCAAATGTGGCGGTCCAAGCACTAAGATGGATCAAAATTGAAGCTTATACAATCTGTGGATTAATGATACTTGAGTTACCTATCTTCTATATATTTGCAGATAGAGATGACTCACCGGGGATGTTGTTAGTTGGAATTGTTTTCGCCGGCGCACCATTGGTAATCGCAATATTTGCTAGCGTCTTACAAAAATTATTACATCAAGCAATCGAAATAAAAGCCGAAAACGATTTAACAATTTAG
- the moaC gene encoding cyclic pyranopterin monophosphate synthase MoaC, which yields MEKLTHFNDQNRSKMVDVTDKKVTSRTALATGEIKMHPETLQRIHEGKIKKGDVLAVAQVAGIMAAKQTSSLIPMCHLIPLTGVDIHFEDDGESIVTCTAQVKTKHVTGVEIEGLLAVQTALLTIYDMCKAIDRGMIISNVHLVEKIGGKSGHFIFDDQVSHESQD from the coding sequence ATGGAAAAACTAACTCACTTCAATGATCAAAATCGTTCAAAAATGGTTGATGTTACCGACAAAAAGGTTACTTCACGAACTGCTTTAGCTACCGGTGAAATAAAGATGCATCCAGAAACTCTACAACGAATTCATGAGGGTAAAATTAAAAAAGGCGACGTTTTAGCAGTCGCCCAAGTTGCCGGTATTATGGCAGCTAAACAAACATCTTCTTTAATTCCAATGTGTCATTTAATTCCACTAACTGGCGTTGATATTCATTTTGAAGACGATGGTGAATCAATTGTTACTTGTACTGCCCAAGTTAAAACTAAACATGTCACCGGAGTTGAAATTGAAGGACTACTTGCTGTCCAAACAGCCCTTCTAACAATTTATGACATGTGTAAAGCAATTGATCGTGGCATGATTATTAGCAATGTTCATTTAGTAGAAAAAATAGGTGGCAAGAGTGGTCATTTCATATTTGACGACCAAGTTAGCCATGAATCCCAAGACTAA
- a CDS encoding SufD family Fe-S cluster assembly protein: protein MSEELAEQLEQFANEHGEPHWLVKRRLEALTAVKSAPEFSISHFDMAASDNLQKQTPQKIKLTKEVLSAANIDEDEIGLSQIGQSSLENTLDEDDEEGGVILTDIFTAFRQHPRLIENYFMNKVLPEGSNKLTELHTALLNNGMFFYLPKNYQLSDTVHLNIIQDSFHNQDLITHIFIYADQGSSANIVVDARTVGDETNHADVIVEILARPKSQINYTEATHFGKNTKVTINRAAQISRDAQVNWKVAQFNQENTAAHTESNLAHKDAKTDIKIYTLQQGDKKVGSESAIFTEYFETENQNYQQGDAEKAKNIAITTTVSPSDKRDFNYISNNSDVQYEIVSKCSTTDGVTLNPKQYKNEDMKQKFIKGIETLNNSDLTKIVKDNLI from the coding sequence ATGTCAGAAGAATTAGCTGAACAATTAGAACAATTTGCCAATGAACATGGTGAGCCACATTGGCTAGTAAAAAGACGCCTTGAAGCACTGACAGCAGTGAAATCTGCACCAGAGTTTTCAATAAGTCATTTTGATATGGCCGCAAGCGACAATTTACAAAAACAAACCCCTCAAAAAATTAAATTAACCAAAGAAGTTTTATCCGCAGCAAATATTGATGAAGATGAAATAGGATTATCCCAAATTGGCCAATCCAGTTTAGAAAATACACTTGATGAAGATGACGAAGAAGGAGGTGTGATTTTGACGGATATTTTTACAGCCTTCAGACAACATCCTCGTTTAATAGAAAATTACTTCATGAATAAAGTTTTGCCAGAAGGTAGTAACAAACTAACAGAATTACACACAGCCTTACTAAATAACGGAATGTTTTTCTACTTACCAAAAAACTATCAATTATCTGATACAGTGCACTTGAATATTATCCAAGACAGTTTTCACAACCAAGACTTAATAACACATATTTTTATCTATGCAGATCAAGGTAGTTCAGCAAACATAGTAGTTGACGCCAGAACAGTTGGAGACGAAACAAATCATGCAGATGTGATAGTCGAAATCTTAGCGCGACCAAAGAGCCAAATAAATTACACAGAAGCAACTCATTTTGGTAAGAACACTAAAGTAACAATAAACAGAGCGGCTCAAATCTCCAGAGATGCCCAAGTAAATTGGAAAGTAGCCCAATTCAATCAAGAGAACACAGCAGCTCACACAGAATCCAATTTAGCCCACAAGGATGCCAAAACAGACATCAAAATATATACACTCCAACAAGGAGATAAAAAAGTAGGCAGTGAATCAGCAATTTTCACCGAATATTTTGAAACAGAGAATCAAAACTATCAACAAGGTGATGCTGAAAAAGCCAAAAACATCGCAATAACCACAACAGTATCACCCTCAGACAAAAGAGATTTTAATTACATTTCCAATAACTCCGATGTTCAATACGAAATAGTAAGCAAGTGTAGCACAACAGATGGAGTAACCTTAAATCCAAAACAATACAAAAATGAAGACATGAAGCAAAAGTTCATCAAAGGAATCGAAACCCTAAATAATTCCGATTTAACAAAGATAGTTAAAGACAATCTGATTTAG
- the helD gene encoding RNA polymerase recycling motor HelD, protein MTTNDKELEQKRVDEVAEIIDNKIDKVRADLAKAHSETGNIEQNYGENTKVNTFEVDDQMETNASVQQQKQLVYLAVENENILNSNEQKLKNLQGSPYFGRIDIVEDGEKDTLYIGTSTLQDEDGDFLIYDWRAPISGIYYNGTLGKVSYPTPTGKAEVDLKRKRQFQIVHNKIRNMFDTNETVGDEILQSVLSEYSDEYLKSIVATIQHEQNTIIRDIDSDVLLVQGVAGSGKTSAILQRVAFLLYHSRSSLNADQIILFSPNKLFSNYISEVLPSLGERNMRQVTLNEFISLRLTGIQVETLFERYEKDERNLPQSMIDIRLYKESAEFLNDLEALENKNKDHLLYFEDIIFEGRPFFTKDEISEIYEKQNKAFSIPDRFLKTKNILIKRLQKRIHRDRDDDWVQAEIDNLSDEDFQQIITDHNIEESTNQRSIIAEEFLKDRYAPIYNALINNYFFNPYEEYLYLLSLMDQNIVSKEIWDTMIEAIDHNVEAHKLGLSDSVAVLYLRDYVTDSGYNAGIQHIFIDEVQDYTMAQLKYISHAFPEAKLTLLGDRSQDVLTSSYRDKDLVTAVSDLFNKKRLTTITLNQSYRSTAEITNFASQLLPDTEKIKAFSRRGEKPEIHVYENENVYYTGLKDCARELNKKYETVAILTRNEAQAEQVYAHYGDEAQVTLVDADFRSVPKGIIVMPIYLAKGLEFDAVIAHDVSADNYPDSRSRDTLYTICTRAMHSLTLCADKELSPLIRSRETAKLQTN, encoded by the coding sequence ATGACTACAAACGACAAAGAACTAGAACAAAAAAGAGTCGACGAAGTTGCCGAAATTATCGACAACAAAATTGACAAAGTTAGAGCAGATTTAGCCAAGGCTCACTCTGAAACTGGCAACATTGAACAAAACTATGGTGAAAATACCAAAGTCAATACATTTGAAGTCGATGACCAAATGGAAACTAACGCTTCTGTCCAGCAACAGAAACAGCTGGTTTATTTAGCCGTCGAAAATGAAAACATTTTAAATTCTAACGAACAAAAGTTAAAGAATCTCCAAGGATCTCCATATTTTGGACGAATCGATATCGTTGAAGATGGTGAAAAAGACACTCTTTATATTGGAACTTCAACTCTTCAAGATGAGGATGGAGACTTCTTAATTTACGACTGGCGTGCTCCTATTTCTGGTATTTATTACAACGGTACACTCGGAAAAGTTTCCTATCCTACTCCGACTGGAAAAGCTGAAGTTGATCTCAAACGAAAGCGTCAATTCCAAATCGTTCACAATAAGATTCGTAATATGTTTGATACCAATGAAACTGTTGGTGATGAAATTCTGCAATCAGTTTTATCCGAATACAGTGACGAATATTTAAAAAGTATCGTTGCCACTATTCAGCATGAACAAAATACTATCATTCGTGATATTGATTCAGATGTACTACTTGTTCAAGGGGTAGCCGGAAGTGGTAAAACTTCGGCTATCTTGCAACGGGTCGCCTTTTTGCTTTATCACAGTCGTTCAAGTTTGAATGCAGACCAAATTATCCTATTTTCACCAAACAAGTTATTTAGTAATTATATTTCTGAAGTCCTTCCTAGTTTGGGTGAAAGAAATATGCGTCAGGTTACCCTTAATGAATTCATTTCGCTACGTTTAACTGGTATTCAAGTTGAAACCTTGTTTGAACGATATGAAAAAGATGAGCGCAATCTTCCTCAATCGATGATTGATATTCGTTTATATAAGGAAAGCGCCGAATTCTTAAATGACCTTGAGGCTTTGGAAAACAAAAATAAAGATCATCTACTTTATTTTGAAGATATTATTTTTGAAGGACGTCCCTTCTTTACCAAAGATGAAATATCTGAAATCTATGAGAAACAAAATAAAGCATTCAGCATTCCCGATAGATTTTTGAAAACCAAGAATATTCTCATCAAGCGACTTCAAAAACGCATCCATCGTGACCGTGACGATGATTGGGTACAAGCTGAAATCGACAACTTATCTGATGAAGATTTCCAACAAATTATTACTGACCACAATATTGAAGAGTCAACTAACCAACGCTCAATTATTGCTGAAGAGTTTTTGAAGGATCGTTATGCGCCGATCTATAACGCATTAATCAACAATTACTTCTTCAATCCATATGAAGAATATTTGTATTTGCTTAGCCTCATGGATCAAAATATTGTTTCTAAAGAAATTTGGGACACAATGATTGAAGCAATTGATCATAACGTTGAGGCTCATAAATTAGGATTGAGTGATTCTGTTGCTGTACTTTACTTGCGCGATTATGTGACTGACAGTGGCTACAATGCTGGAATTCAACACATCTTCATTGATGAAGTTCAAGATTACACTATGGCTCAACTGAAATACATTTCGCATGCCTTCCCTGAAGCAAAATTGACACTTTTAGGTGACCGTTCACAGGATGTACTGACTAGTTCATATCGTGATAAAGACTTGGTAACTGCGGTATCAGATTTATTTAATAAGAAACGTTTAACGACTATTACTTTGAACCAGAGCTATCGTTCAACTGCAGAGATTACTAATTTTGCGAGCCAACTTTTGCCTGATACTGAAAAGATTAAAGCTTTCTCACGTCGTGGTGAAAAGCCAGAAATTCATGTTTATGAAAATGAAAATGTTTATTACACTGGATTAAAAGACTGTGCTCGAGAACTGAATAAGAAATATGAAACAGTTGCAATTTTGACTAGAAATGAAGCTCAAGCTGAACAAGTTTATGCTCATTATGGCGATGAAGCACAAGTAACTTTGGTGGATGCAGACTTTAGGTCTGTTCCTAAGGGCATTATTGTGATGCCGATTTATTTAGCCAAAGGATTGGAATTCGATGCTGTTATTGCGCACGATGTTTCGGCTGATAATTATCCTGATTCTCGTAGTCGCGATACTTTGTATACTATTTGTACTCGAGCTATGCATAGTTTGACGCTTTGTGCGGATAAGGAGTTGTCCCCTTTAATTCGGTCTCGCGAAACAGCAAAACTACAAACAAACTAA
- a CDS encoding metal-sulfur cluster assembly factor, with product MDNAIGQGDVFSPIENEVMESLEDVIDPELGIDLVNLGLIYDVVVNEKYCLITMTLTTMGCPLGNLLEQQIIDAATSVESIEKCQINLVWQPAWNVSMISRFGKISLGIHG from the coding sequence ATGGACAACGCAATCGGACAAGGTGATGTATTCTCACCAATCGAAAATGAAGTTATGGAATCACTTGAGGATGTCATCGATCCTGAACTTGGTATCGATCTGGTTAATCTCGGCTTGATTTATGACGTTGTGGTCAACGAAAAATACTGCCTAATCACGATGACTTTGACAACGATGGGATGCCCACTAGGTAACTTGCTGGAGCAACAAATTATTGATGCTGCAACATCAGTGGAATCCATCGAGAAATGTCAAATCAATCTAGTTTGGCAGCCTGCTTGGAATGTTTCGATGATAAGTCGTTTTGGAAAAATTAGTCTTGGGATTCATGGCTAA
- the trpS gene encoding tryptophan--tRNA ligase, with protein sequence MATNTILTGDRPTGKLHIGHYLGSLKNRVQLQNEGKYKMFVMIADMQALTDNAKNPEKVRNSLIQVALDYLSVGIDPEKTTILVQSQIPALSELTMYYLDLVSVSRLERNPTVKAEIQQKDFGQSIPAGFLTYPVSQAADITAFKADTVPVGDDQEPMIEQTREVVRTFNRTYDADVLVEPKGVFPPKGQGRLPGIDGNAKMSKSLGNCIYLSDPEDVVTKKVMSMYTDPDHVHVEDPGKIEGNTVFTYLDAFAEDQDKVAELKAQYQAGGLGDVKVKRYLNEVLQGILAPIRARRAEYEKDIPAVYKMLEEGSAKANIVANQTLKEARAAIGTNYFDQK encoded by the coding sequence ATGGCAACTAATACAATTTTAACTGGTGACAGACCAACAGGTAAGCTTCACATTGGACATTATTTAGGTTCATTGAAAAACCGTGTTCAATTACAAAATGAAGGAAAATATAAAATGTTCGTCATGATTGCTGACATGCAAGCATTGACAGATAACGCAAAGAACCCTGAAAAAGTTCGTAACAGCTTAATACAAGTAGCATTGGATTATTTGTCAGTTGGAATTGATCCTGAAAAAACTACTATCTTAGTACAATCACAAATCCCTGCACTTAGTGAATTAACTATGTATTACTTGGATTTGGTTAGTGTATCACGTTTGGAAAGAAATCCAACCGTTAAAGCAGAAATCCAACAAAAAGATTTTGGCCAAAGTATTCCAGCTGGATTCTTAACATATCCAGTCAGTCAAGCTGCTGATATCACAGCATTTAAAGCCGATACAGTTCCCGTCGGTGACGACCAAGAACCAATGATTGAACAAACACGTGAAGTCGTTCGTACATTTAACCGTACCTACGATGCTGATGTTTTAGTTGAGCCAAAAGGTGTTTTCCCTCCAAAGGGACAAGGTCGTTTGCCAGGTATCGATGGAAATGCCAAGATGAGTAAATCACTTGGTAATTGTATCTATCTATCAGATCCAGAAGATGTCGTTACTAAAAAAGTTATGTCGATGTATACTGACCCAGATCACGTTCATGTTGAAGATCCTGGTAAAATCGAAGGCAATACCGTATTTACATATTTGGATGCTTTCGCTGAAGATCAAGATAAAGTTGCCGAATTAAAAGCACAATATCAAGCAGGTGGTCTGGGTGACGTTAAAGTTAAACGTTATCTCAATGAAGTACTTCAAGGCATCCTTGCTCCAATTCGTGCCAGACGTGCTGAATATGAAAAAGACATTCCTGCAGTCTACAAGATGCTTGAAGAGGGTAGTGCTAAAGCAAATATCGTTGCTAACCAAACTCTTAAAGAAGCTCGAGCAGCTATTGGTACAAACTACTTTGATCAAAAATAG
- a CDS encoding DUF2975 domain-containing protein: MRKFTLFLRFSLLLLFLGPTFFAGVIFPTSIYLLQQGKVPMYQIVAFTVGVYTSVILTYGIIACAWYLINRVDKNEILTQKSRSALRWIKRLAVSISAVYTLMIPLFLAFSIGDCLPGPIVVDIFLIGLGITIAAFAGMLEKICLNEMEKSGQLV; the protein is encoded by the coding sequence ATGAGAAAATTCACACTATTCCTGAGATTTTCACTACTACTGTTATTTCTAGGACCAACATTTTTTGCCGGAGTAATATTCCCAACTTCGATTTATCTCCTGCAACAGGGCAAAGTACCAATGTATCAAATAGTTGCCTTCACAGTAGGAGTATATACTTCAGTGATCTTGACTTATGGAATAATCGCATGTGCGTGGTACTTAATTAATCGAGTTGATAAAAACGAAATACTGACTCAAAAATCCAGGTCGGCACTACGTTGGATTAAAAGGCTTGCAGTATCAATTTCTGCTGTCTACACACTCATGATTCCACTTTTCCTTGCGTTCTCGATTGGAGACTGTCTTCCGGGTCCCATCGTCGTGGACATCTTCCTGATTGGTCTGGGGATAACTATTGCTGCTTTTGCGGGGATGTTGGAAAAGATTTGTCTGAATGAAATGGAAAAGTCAGGTCAACTTGTATGA
- a CDS encoding MarR family winged helix-turn-helix transcriptional regulator encodes MDYSILTGFATRYMMTKKRTLSNILKQKDLNTIDGILMVLIEKHPDFSQEKIGEITLFDGASIARALKRLEASGFAERKVHPTNHRKKLVNLTPAGKDFLKEVKAADHKISDQLFEDVSEEDQKSLEVILTHVFNNFDKIDIPK; translated from the coding sequence TTGGATTATTCGATTTTAACAGGTTTTGCAACGAGATATATGATGACAAAGAAAAGAACGTTATCGAACATTCTTAAGCAAAAAGATTTGAATACGATTGATGGAATCTTGATGGTGCTGATTGAAAAACATCCTGATTTCAGTCAAGAAAAAATTGGTGAGATAACCTTGTTTGACGGCGCTAGCATTGCCCGTGCACTCAAACGACTCGAGGCTAGTGGTTTCGCCGAACGAAAAGTTCACCCCACTAACCATCGTAAGAAGCTGGTGAATTTGACACCAGCAGGAAAAGACTTTCTCAAAGAGGTCAAGGCAGCTGATCACAAGATTTCGGACCAATTATTTGAGGATGTTTCTGAAGAGGATCAAAAATCTTTAGAAGTGATCTTGACGCATGTATTCAATAATTTTGATAAAATCGATATTCCGAAATAA
- a CDS encoding DUF4811 domain-containing protein, producing the protein MIQISILVCAGLAYYFAVFLRNKRVGYSLMSVFIVLFILSIGLLVGNEYGHYGMEKVTTDKTIQIQTVKKGSNVLLYKKLGTNGKENVYIYRTPSTENATKPNTTKVDVNVKNSVKHGDYNIAKLSQKTQRWEYKNGFYSFLFNLSNNNKEFIKQQNTFKVGQDWLVLTTNQADKLNKKMKDKNVQAQMKAEGEAYVKKTVAQEMQANPSMTKAQQAKVIKQAEADFKVQAAKKIADTLK; encoded by the coding sequence ATGATTCAAATTTCAATTCTTGTCTGTGCCGGACTAGCTTATTACTTCGCCGTATTTTTGAGAAATAAGCGTGTCGGTTATTCATTAATGTCAGTGTTCATTGTTTTATTTATCCTATCAATTGGATTATTAGTTGGTAACGAGTATGGCCATTATGGGATGGAAAAAGTTACAACTGATAAAACCATTCAAATTCAAACCGTAAAAAAAGGTTCAAATGTCCTTTTGTATAAGAAACTTGGTACAAATGGTAAAGAGAATGTTTATATTTACCGCACACCAAGTACAGAAAATGCAACGAAACCGAATACCACTAAAGTTGATGTCAACGTTAAAAACAGTGTCAAACACGGCGACTATAATATCGCCAAGCTAAGCCAAAAGACTCAACGTTGGGAGTATAAGAATGGTTTTTATTCATTCCTATTTAACCTTTCAAATAACAACAAAGAATTCATTAAGCAACAAAATACCTTCAAGGTTGGCCAAGATTGGTTAGTATTAACAACCAATCAAGCTGATAAGTTGAACAAGAAAATGAAAGATAAAAATGTTCAAGCACAAATGAAGGCTGAGGGAGAAGCCTACGTCAAAAAGACCGTAGCACAAGAAATGCAAGCCAATCCTTCAATGACAAAGGCCCAACAAGCTAAAGTTATCAAACAAGCTGAAGCAGATTTCAAAGTTCAAGCAGCTAAGAAAATTGCGGATACTTTAAAATAA
- a CDS encoding MDR family MFS transporter yields the protein MVLVLLVGTFCTVLNGTILTTAFPTLMNQFNVTTSAVQWLTTGFLMVNGIMIPVTAWLSTNYSTKSLYLFAMSTFLLGTVLSFIAPNFATILIGRLVQAVGVGITMPLMQIIMLTIFPANQRGTAMGLGGLVIGLAPAIGPTLSGWIIDNFSWRDLFGMIIPIVIVVIIAAIFFMRPVIKTRKTKLDIPSLILSTLGFGALLYGFSSVGDDGWGSPVVLVSIIGGLILILLFGHRQLHMKEPFLELRVFKVKKFSIAAALSSTVNMAMIGVEMILPLYLQIVKGMSAFHSGLTLLPGALLIGVMSPITGRAFDRFGPKDLARMGMLLLTAGTIPFLFLTRTTPTLDIVILYAIRMFGISMVLMPVTTDGMNALPFDLMSHGTAVNNTVRQVFSSMGTAILVSVLTNVTNNVKPGKSLLHSAPLQYKDSFFNATLTGYHAAFAVAILFCVIAMGITFMVKDTAKSKSVTLASSSKDQATEKAGDK from the coding sequence ATGGTTCTTGTACTCCTAGTCGGTACTTTCTGTACTGTGCTGAACGGAACTATTTTGACTACAGCCTTTCCTACACTTATGAATCAGTTCAATGTTACGACATCGGCTGTTCAATGGCTTACTACAGGATTTTTGATGGTTAATGGTATCATGATTCCTGTTACTGCCTGGTTGAGTACGAATTACAGTACAAAGTCTTTGTACTTGTTCGCTATGTCAACTTTCTTGCTAGGTACAGTTTTATCATTTATTGCTCCTAACTTTGCAACAATTTTAATTGGACGTCTGGTTCAGGCGGTTGGTGTTGGTATTACAATGCCGCTTATGCAGATTATTATGTTAACAATTTTTCCAGCTAATCAACGTGGTACTGCCATGGGACTTGGTGGATTGGTTATTGGACTTGCTCCTGCCATCGGACCAACACTTTCTGGTTGGATTATTGATAACTTTTCATGGCGTGATTTATTCGGAATGATTATTCCTATCGTTATCGTTGTTATCATTGCCGCAATTTTCTTCATGCGTCCGGTTATCAAGACGAGAAAAACTAAGCTGGATATTCCTTCATTAATTCTTTCAACACTTGGATTTGGTGCATTACTTTACGGATTCTCATCTGTTGGTGATGATGGATGGGGTTCACCAGTGGTTCTAGTTTCAATTATTGGTGGACTTATCTTGATTTTGTTATTTGGTCATCGCCAATTACATATGAAAGAGCCATTCTTGGAATTACGAGTATTCAAGGTTAAGAAATTCAGTATTGCTGCCGCACTTTCATCAACAGTTAACATGGCTATGATCGGTGTCGAAATGATTTTGCCATTGTATCTACAGATTGTTAAAGGGATGTCAGCTTTCCATTCTGGATTGACACTTCTACCTGGTGCCTTACTAATTGGTGTTATGTCACCAATTACCGGACGTGCATTCGATAGATTTGGACCAAAAGATTTGGCACGTATGGGTATGCTCTTGTTGACTGCTGGGACAATTCCATTCTTATTCTTAACAAGAACAACGCCAACATTAGATATTGTAATTTTATATGCAATTCGTATGTTTGGTATCTCAATGGTCTTGATGCCTGTTACCACAGATGGTATGAACGCTTTGCCATTTGACTTAATGAGTCATGGTACTGCCGTAAATAACACTGTTCGTCAGGTATTTAGCTCAATGGGTACAGCTATTTTGGTCAGTGTCCTTACAAACGTTACAAACAACGTTAAACCTGGCAAATCATTGCTTCACTCAGCTCCACTTCAATATAAAGATAGCTTTTTCAATGCAACCTTAACTGGTTATCATGCAGCGTTTGCTGTCGCAATTCTATTCTGTGTTATTGCAATGGGAATCACATTCATGGTTAAAGATACAGCTAAATCAAAATCAGTAACTCTTGCAAGCAGTTCAAAAGATCAAGCAACAGAAAAGGCAGGTGACAAGTAA